In Numida meleagris isolate 19003 breed g44 Domestic line chromosome 3, NumMel1.0, whole genome shotgun sequence, the following are encoded in one genomic region:
- the GREM2 gene encoding gremlin-2 → MIWKFAVSVFLMAALARVADSRKNRPAGAIPSPYKDSSSNNSERRQQLNKEVLASSQEALVVTERKYLKSDWCKTQPLRQTVSEEGCISRTIINRFCYGQCNSFYIPRHVKKEEESFQSCAFCKPHKVTSSTVQLECPELDPPFRLKKVQKVKQCRCMSVNLNNSGKM, encoded by the coding sequence ATGATTTGGAAATTCGCCGTGTCCGTCTTTTTGATGGCAGCACTGGCTAGAGTAGCAGACAGCAGGAAGAACCGCCCGGCGGGAGCGATCCCGTCCCCGTacaaggacagcagcagcaacaactcGGAGCggaggcagcagctgaacaAGGAGGTGCTGGCCTCCAGCCAGGAGGCCCTCGTGGTCACCGAACGGAAGTACCTCAAGAGCGACTGGTGCAAGACGCAGCCCTTGCGGCAGACTGTCAGCGAGGAGGGCTGCATAAGCCGCACCATCATCAACCGCTTCTGCTATGGGCAGTGCAACTCCTTCTACATACCGCGGCACgtgaagaaggaggaggagtcCTTCCAGTCCTGCGCTTTCTGCAAGCCACACAAGGTGACCTCCTCCACTGTGCAGCTGGAGTGCCCCGAGCTGGACCCGCCGTTCCGACTCAAGAAAGTTCAAAAGGTGAAGCAGTGCCGGTGCATGTCTGTGAATCTGAACAACTCGGGCAAGATGTGA